From Pyrenophora tritici-repentis strain M4 chromosome 1, whole genome shotgun sequence, the proteins below share one genomic window:
- a CDS encoding Sterol-sensing multi-domain protein, whose translation MHVQEVLVNGGFDSNQGAPVIRQHILGRDNQGCVVAAPGEKWGWHSPLMYWNCSLTALDQDQDLLGTINAHKQTHSALNLTLRPSTVFAGKSFSNSRLRAADALVITLFDQTNSTVGDTWNSRAHTLAETLSSGWTIFPPDGHVTQSRLYEFRFKPMTLNDDLFLAASYLVTAVYVIWRMMQLRAVKSWFGLLVTVVAKMTICIIASFTLCTYLGIDLARIPRPWFPGVVFCFGLGNIFRLINVVLQTPPEMSPHQRIGNALGEVGHLSLAIAFQNLALLYVCSRFVSPWVADFCIFAAVTLVFDLVFHLTFFVAVLSVDVQRLELSDSLERIDRSQSTLKSRAERQSWLGALKEGTMPLSTRFAGTAAIFSIILAINWHFFDGDGKQLSLETFRESLTSRRRRRAVDSWSPPPINQARTPADWLRLQDHNTARELFSFIKPGAQTFVACIYDPILVVAKGAIGRDRPQPASSFIEKLRRFAQGHAFPAALIVVTLIAGVTLLMNYLLWTGLPKLSEEADDDDETSFSVKTLPTPQTLDVAQLTSCPKGHLVSVSFDRSTAIWLHSRGGYLHTTLQTAAMKPELWPIHVTAMDRGGNILAICAQGGQIGLWDIPASRFLMFPKVEICKAAPVLFAFVTLRTRIDVEKQYLIIVSPDGQLTKLEACTGIHNTRRISASPIVCTAIYTTCKSDSSLVFVNKLGEVHILSLQTDGDETSEVVAGLDPGPPPGSNPAKIQCIQAVPSLGMIFALRDEEAEVFDFTSRALVHAFQIGHVQPHSFRVLHSVRRSCKCGAPAVNSLSVAYTEQDTSHMIMQTFTLDDSTSSQICFAKPLDRKKHGCRGLEHASEAVHYVEPVGTWESTDALSVIGIRRCIQSPTPSTIAGMDEGHGSADVEFVASALKQRALKQGNSKIRRPFELAFTRSHRREIPDEDTDTWEAWTLSTTGEFRSRPLAPDDIEDIAEGSYEDELFAAAPGPITRLGKRSVAVGLGNRVKIITLGKECFDGLTNLQSGAMDIGLGPHKWRSRQGDGRKVQ comes from the exons ATGCACGTCCAAGAAGTGCTTGTCAATGGTGGATTTGATTCCAATCAAGGCGCCCCAGTCATCCGTCAGCATATACTTGGTCGCGATAATCAGGGATGCGTCGTGGCTGCGCCGGGCGAGAAGTGGGGTTGGCATTCCCCGTTGATGTACTGGAACTGTTCTTTGACCGCCCTGGACCAGGACCAGGACTTGCTCGGAACCATCAACGCGCACAAACAAACGCACTCTGCCCTGAACCTCACCTTGCGCCCAAGCACTGTCTTCGCCGGCAAATCCTTCTCCAACAGCAGGCTCCGTGCCGCCGATGCACTCGTCATCACCTTGTTCGACCAGACCAACTCGACTGTAGGGGACACTTGGAATTCGCGAGCACATACCCTCGCCGAGACGCTCTCATCGGGCTGGACCATTTTCCCGCCTGATGGCCATGTCACACAAAGTCGACTTTACGAGTTCCGTTTCAAGCCAATGACACTGAACGACGACTTGTTCTTAGCTGCCTCTTATCTTGTAACAGCAGTCTACGTAATATGGCGTATGATGCAGTTACGAGCCGTCAAAAGTTGGTTTGGTCTGCTGGTTACAGTAGTTGCTAAGATGACAATTTGCATAATCGCTAGTTTCACCCTCTGCACGTATCTGGGAATTGACTTGGCCCGCATACCCCGCCCATGGTTTCCAGGAGTAGTTTTTTGTTTTGGTTTGGGTAACAT ATTTCGTTTAATCAACGTCGTCCTACAAACACCTCCTGAGATGTCACCTCACCAGCGTATCGGCAATGCCCTAGGCGAGGTTGGCCATTTATCTCTTGCTATCGCTTTCCAAAATCTCGCCCTCTTATATGTTTGTTCCCGATTCGTTTCGCCCTGGGTTGCCGACTTCTGCATTTTTGCTGCTGTCACGCTGGTTTTCGACCTCGTCTTTCATCTAACCTTCTTCGTCGCCGTTCTAAGCGTCGACGTTCAGAGGTTGGAACTCTCAGATTCCCTGGAGCGCATCGACCGGAGCCAAAGCACCCTGAAGAGCAGGGCAGAGCGCCAGTCTTGGCTGGGTGCATTAAAAGAAGGCACTATGCCGCTTAGTACGCGCTTTGCGGGCACAGCTGCTATATTTTCCATCATCCTCGCCATTAACTGGCACTTCTTCGACGGCGACGGCAAGCAACTGTCCCTGGAAACGTTCCGTGAGAGTTTAACGTCTAGAAGACGGAGACGCGCCGTTGACAGCTGGAGTCCACCGCCAATCAATCAGGCTAGGACCCCCGCTGATTGGCTTAGACTTCAAGATCATAACACTGCCCGAGAACTATTCAGCTTTATTAAGCCTGGTGCACAAACCTTTGTAGCTTGCATCTATGATCCCATCTTGGTCGTTGCCAAGGGAGCGATTGGACGCGATCGACCGCAACCAGCGTCGTCATTCATTGAGAAGCTTCGTCGCTTTGCGCAAGGTCACGCTTTCCCAGCAGCTTTGATTGTCGTTACCCTGATTGCTGGTGTAACTTTGTTGATGAACTACTTGCTCTGGACTGGACTCCCGAAGCTTTCAGAGGAGGcggatgacgatgacgagaCAAGCTTTTCCGTCAAGACTTTACCAACACCACAGACATTGGATGTCGCCCAGTTGACTTCGTGCCCAAAAGGCCATCTTGTAAGTGTATCCTTTGACAGGAGCACTGCTATATGGCTCCATAGCCGAGGAGGTTACCTGCACACGACTTTACAGACGGCAGCGATGAAGCCCGAGCTTTGGCCAATACATGTTACCGCAATGGACAGAGGTGGGAACATTCTTGCCATATGTGCACAGGGTGGTCAGATTGGCCTGTGGGATATTCCTGCTTCGCGGTTCCTCATGTTCCCCAAGGTCGAGATCTGCAAGGCAGCGCCAGTCCTTTTCGCCTTTGTTACCCTCAGGACACGAATTGATGTCGAAAAACAATACCTCATCATAGTTAGCCCGGATGGGCAACTGACCAAGCTTGAGGCATGCACGGGCATTCACAACACCAGGCGCATTTCGGCGAGTCCCATCGTATGCACCGCCATTTATACTACCTGCAAGAGTGATAGCAGTCTTGTCTTCGTAAACAAGCTTGGCGAAGTGCATATTTTGTCACTCCAAACGGATGGTGACGAAACATCCGAAGTTGTCGCGGGTCTTGATCCTGGTCCACCACCAGGCAGCAATCCAGCGAAGATTCAGTGTATACAGGCTGTTCCAAGCCTTGGGATGATCTTCGCACTCCGTGATGAGGAGGCCGAGGTGTTTGACTTTACCAGTCGCGCGCTCGTCCATGCTTTTCAGATCGGCCACGTACAACCACACTCATTTCGAGTTCTACATTCGGTACGACGGTCATGTAAATGCGGGGCACCAGCAGTAAATTCGCTGTCAGTTGCATATACGGAGCAAGATACGAGCCACATGATCATGCAGACATTCACCCTTGATGACAGTACGTCGTCACAGATCTGCTTTGCAAAGCCACTTGATCGAAAGAAGCACGGTTGTCGTGGACTCGAACATGCAAGTGAGGCTGTACATTACGTCGAACCGGTTGGGACATGGGAATCGACAGACGCGCTGAGTGTGATCGGCATCAGGAGATGTATACAGTCGCCTACGCCCTCGACCATCGCGGGTATGGATGAAGGCCACGGCAGTGCTGACGTGGAGTTTGTTGCGTCAGCACTCAAACAGCGTGCCCTAAAACAAGGCAACTCCAAGATACGCAGACCCTTTGAGCTAGCGTTTACCAGGAGCCATCGCAGAGAGATTCCAGACGAAGACACTGATACGTGGGAGGCTTGGACGCTTTCTACCACGGGCGAGTTCCGTTCCAGGCCACTTGCCCCGGACGACATTGAAGATATAGCGGAAGGCTCGTACGAGGATGAACTGTTTGCAGCGGCTCCTGGTCCAATCACTAGGCTGGGGAAACGCAGCGTCGCTGTAGGGCTCGGTAATAGAGTCAAGATCATTACGTTGGGCAAGGAATGTTTCGATGGTTTGACCAATCTTCAGAGCGGCGCCATGGATATCGGTCTTGGACCACACAAGTGGAGAAGTCGACAGGGCGATGGTCGAAAAGTACAATAA